A DNA window from Methylobacterium sp. NMS14P contains the following coding sequences:
- a CDS encoding PAS domain-containing protein, producing MRKLISLAGRTCLAAFQQALDTIEIAGSWDWDIPSDLVRADTFVALLFNVDPEEAAIGLPLSAYIEGIHPEDREHVHALIRQCIDEDTPFVAEYRVRSADGVTRWVLDRGHIMRDPAGRPTRGRGIIVDITWSRTGKLTPTASDLASSVSPLEEAADHALAAQRVITRLQDPILKERADALLLAVGRRLAQQELKDRLRRMN from the coding sequence GTGCGCAAACTCATATCCCTCGCCGGTCGAACTTGCCTGGCAGCGTTCCAACAGGCGCTCGATACCATTGAAATAGCCGGCTCTTGGGACTGGGATATTCCTTCTGACTTGGTGCGTGCCGACACATTCGTGGCATTGCTTTTCAACGTCGATCCGGAGGAAGCCGCCATAGGGCTTCCCCTGTCGGCCTACATCGAAGGCATCCATCCCGAGGATCGGGAACACGTCCACGCCTTGATCCGTCAGTGCATCGATGAAGATACCCCGTTCGTCGCCGAGTACCGTGTTCGGTCAGCCGATGGCGTAACGCGGTGGGTGCTGGATCGCGGCCACATCATGCGGGATCCAGCAGGGCGCCCCACGCGTGGGCGCGGCATCATCGTCGATATCACGTGGTCGCGGACCGGAAAGCTTACCCCCACAGCCAGTGATCTTGCATCCTCCGTATCCCCCTTGGAGGAGGCCGCAGATCATGCCCTGGCTGCGCAGAGAGTTATCACTCGGCTACAAGATCCGATACTGAAAGAGCGAGCAGACGCGCTTCTACTGGCAGTTGGTCGGCGACTTGCCCAGCAAGAACTTAAGGACCGCCTCAGACGTATGAACTAA
- a CDS encoding MucR family transcriptional regulator produces MIEKSFERSASVTGLAAELVASYVANTPVPASELSKLIESVHGAIAALASGNAPYAAAAAEEVDRPTPAQIRKSVRHDGIISFIDGKTYKTMKRHLTSHSLDPRSYRKRYGLPADYPMVAPSYAEQRSVLARAIGLGRQGARLPEEEPTEEVRAKPRGRRKA; encoded by the coding sequence GTGATCGAAAAAAGCTTTGAGCGCTCCGCAAGTGTCACCGGCTTGGCAGCCGAACTCGTCGCCTCATATGTCGCCAACACCCCAGTTCCCGCCTCCGAGCTTTCGAAGCTGATTGAGAGCGTACACGGTGCGATAGCCGCTTTAGCCTCCGGCAACGCTCCGTATGCAGCTGCCGCCGCTGAGGAGGTTGATAGGCCGACACCCGCCCAGATCCGCAAGTCGGTGCGGCACGACGGGATCATCAGCTTCATCGACGGCAAGACCTACAAGACGATGAAGCGCCATCTGACCAGCCACAGCCTGGATCCGCGCAGCTACCGCAAGCGCTACGGCCTTCCGGCCGACTATCCGATGGTCGCACCGAGTTATGCCGAGCAGCGTTCCGTCCTCGCCAGGGCGATCGGCCTCGGGCGCCAAGGCGCTCGACTGCCGGAGGAAGAGCCAACGGAAGAAGTCCGAGCGAAGCCGAGAGGCCGACGTAAGGCTTAG
- a CDS encoding two pore domain potassium channel family protein, which yields MLPVLEQALGVLVMSLVLADIFLTVLYARIGTGLIADRVAHLTWAIFRAAADAARQKRGAVLSFCGPVILIVYVMLWAVGLTLGAGLIIHPALGVAVRASSGETPADFMTALYAGGSSMAIVGASDFKPVTDSYRVLYLVNSLVGMSATSLVLTYVMQVYSALRQRNALGLKLHLLTGESADAAEFLARLGPQGQFSSGYTHLADLAGALSEMKEAHHFYPVLFYFRFRQPFYSVSAQVFVALDTVSLIRSGIGGRQAAWLKDAAAVDAIWRVAMLLVVTLETTFLPGEVPTPVNVSRAESEAWRTRFAEAVRKLSSAGIEAMPNEAGAETYLAQRARWQPHIARLAPLMAYHIDELRPGGDKRR from the coding sequence ATCCTGCCCGTCCTCGAACAGGCATTGGGCGTGCTCGTCATGAGCCTCGTCCTCGCCGACATCTTCCTGACGGTCCTCTACGCGCGCATCGGGACAGGCCTGATCGCGGATAGGGTCGCCCATCTCACCTGGGCGATCTTCCGCGCCGCCGCTGATGCTGCCCGGCAGAAGCGGGGTGCCGTGCTGTCCTTCTGTGGTCCGGTTATCCTCATCGTCTACGTCATGCTCTGGGCCGTAGGGCTGACCCTCGGAGCTGGCCTGATCATCCACCCCGCGCTCGGTGTGGCGGTTCGGGCGAGCAGTGGCGAGACGCCAGCCGACTTCATGACCGCCCTCTACGCGGGCGGCAGCAGCATGGCGATCGTAGGAGCCAGCGACTTCAAACCGGTCACCGACAGCTACCGCGTCCTTTATCTCGTGAACTCCCTCGTCGGCATGTCGGCGACGTCGCTGGTCCTGACCTACGTGATGCAGGTCTACAGCGCGCTCCGGCAACGCAATGCTCTTGGGCTGAAGCTGCATCTTCTAACGGGTGAGAGCGCCGATGCAGCCGAGTTCCTGGCGCGACTCGGGCCACAGGGACAATTTAGTTCAGGCTACACCCACCTAGCCGATCTGGCGGGGGCCCTGTCCGAGATGAAGGAGGCGCATCACTTCTATCCTGTGCTGTTCTACTTTCGCTTTCGTCAGCCCTTTTATTCGGTCTCGGCCCAGGTCTTCGTCGCCCTCGATACGGTTTCTCTCATCCGCAGCGGGATCGGAGGCCGTCAGGCAGCATGGTTGAAGGACGCCGCCGCCGTCGACGCAATCTGGCGCGTCGCCATGCTGCTCGTGGTTACGCTGGAAACGACATTCCTGCCCGGAGAAGTGCCGACGCCAGTTAACGTCAGCAGGGCCGAGAGCGAGGCATGGCGCACGCGCTTCGCAGAAGCTGTCAGGAAGCTCTCTTCGGCGGGGATCGAGGCGATGCCCAACGAGGCAGGCGCCGAGACTTATCTCGCGCAACGGGCACGGTGGCAGCCACACATCGCGCGACTGGCACCGTTGATGGCCTATCACATCGACGAATTGAGACCCGGCGGAGACAAGCGCCGGTGA
- a CDS encoding cyclase dehydrase, translated as MSEAMSQRYRSGFNNRSELPNYLVSDPRRRPDPVTRELAQGFGWFSIGLGLTELACGGAIARWLGMPRSAPVIRAYGVRELLQGVGILGASDPTPWISARVFGDALDIATVLPGLEGHNPHKDNVLIALVALAGVTAVDVICARNLAEAPLAPSEKVQRDYRRRSGFRRRAEAMRGAARGFKPPPDIIGPEAMRPWTLTNA; from the coding sequence ATGTCCGAGGCTATGTCTCAACGCTACCGGAGCGGCTTTAATAATCGCTCTGAGTTGCCGAACTATCTCGTATCCGATCCGCGTCGCAGACCAGATCCCGTAACTCGGGAACTTGCCCAAGGCTTTGGCTGGTTCTCGATCGGCCTCGGGTTGACGGAATTGGCGTGCGGGGGAGCCATCGCTCGCTGGCTTGGAATGCCGCGCTCGGCTCCGGTCATCCGAGCCTACGGCGTGCGCGAGCTCCTACAGGGAGTCGGGATCTTGGGTGCAAGCGATCCGACCCCGTGGATCTCGGCCCGCGTGTTCGGAGACGCACTCGATATCGCCACGGTGCTGCCTGGGCTTGAGGGCCATAATCCCCACAAGGACAACGTGCTGATCGCCCTCGTGGCTCTGGCCGGCGTCACCGCAGTCGACGTCATTTGTGCCCGGAACCTCGCGGAAGCCCCCCTCGCTCCGTCTGAGAAGGTCCAACGCGACTACCGCCGCCGCAGCGGCTTCCGCCGTCGTGCCGAGGCGATGCGTGGCGCGGCACGCGGCTTCAAACCGCCGCCCGACATCATCGGCCCAGAAGCGATGCGTCCTTGGACCCTAACCAACGCCTGA
- a CDS encoding zinc-dependent alcohol dehydrogenase: MRALVWHGTEDIRCDTVPDPKIEDDRDAIIKVTACAICGSDLHLYDHFMPGMEKGDVMGHEFMGEIVETGKGINGVLKKGERIVVPFTIICGECDQCKRGFFSVCERSNRNKDIADKAFGHTTAGLFGYTHLTGGYQGGQAEYVRVPFADKTHIKVPENLTDEQVLFLGDIFPTGWQAAVQADIQPTDTVAIWGAGPVGQMTLRSALLLGAKQVVCIDSVPERLEMARAGGAITIDNSQESTVERLNELTGGKGPEKCIDAVGMEAHSPRALEHAYDRVKQAVMLESDRASVLREMIYVCRPAGILSIPGVYGGLIDKVPMGALMNKGLTVRTGQTHVNRWTDDLVKRIDDGQIDPSFVITHRAKLEQGPEMYKTFRDKKDNCIKVVLRP; encoded by the coding sequence ATGAGGGCGCTGGTTTGGCACGGCACTGAGGACATTCGCTGCGACACGGTCCCGGACCCCAAAATCGAGGATGATCGCGACGCCATCATCAAGGTCACCGCCTGCGCGATCTGCGGCTCAGACCTGCACCTCTACGACCACTTCATGCCCGGCATGGAGAAGGGCGACGTCATGGGCCACGAGTTCATGGGCGAAATCGTCGAGACTGGCAAAGGCATCAACGGCGTGCTCAAGAAAGGTGAGCGCATCGTCGTGCCGTTCACGATCATCTGTGGCGAGTGCGACCAATGCAAACGCGGCTTTTTCTCCGTCTGCGAACGCTCAAACCGCAACAAGGACATTGCGGACAAAGCCTTCGGGCACACCACCGCGGGACTGTTCGGCTACACCCATCTCACGGGCGGTTACCAAGGCGGGCAGGCCGAGTACGTCCGCGTGCCGTTTGCCGACAAGACGCACATCAAGGTGCCGGAGAACCTGACCGACGAGCAGGTGCTCTTTCTCGGCGACATCTTCCCCACCGGCTGGCAGGCGGCTGTACAGGCCGATATCCAGCCGACCGATACGGTCGCGATCTGGGGCGCCGGTCCCGTCGGTCAGATGACGCTGCGCTCCGCGCTGCTGCTCGGGGCCAAGCAGGTGGTCTGCATCGACAGCGTGCCCGAGCGCCTGGAGATGGCGCGCGCGGGTGGTGCCATCACCATCGACAACAGCCAGGAAAGCACGGTCGAGCGGCTGAACGAACTCACGGGCGGCAAGGGCCCGGAGAAGTGCATCGATGCCGTCGGCATGGAGGCGCATTCACCACGCGCGCTCGAACACGCCTATGACCGTGTCAAGCAGGCGGTGATGCTGGAGAGCGACCGCGCTTCAGTGTTGCGCGAGATGATCTATGTCTGCCGCCCCGCCGGCATCCTCTCGATCCCCGGCGTTTATGGCGGGCTCATCGACAAGGTGCCGATGGGAGCCCTCATGAACAAGGGTCTAACCGTCCGCACGGGGCAGACCCACGTGAACCGATGGACGGATGACCTCGTCAAGCGCATCGACGACGGGCAGATCGATCCGTCCTTCGTAATCACCCACCGGGCCAAGCTCGAACAAGGGCCCGAGATGTACAAGACGTTCCGCGACAAGAAGGACAACTGCATCAAGGTGGTGCTCAGACCCTGA
- a CDS encoding IS5 family transposase, translated as MWTPTTRRQHSRVGLRYETDLTDAEWAVIEPLMPRPAPCGRPPLWTTREVLNAIFYVLRGGISWRLIPKDLPPRSTTFGYFSRWRDTGLFGRINHHLVMADRERVGREASPSAAVLDSQSIKTTESGGPRGYDAGKRVKGRKRQALVDMDGRALVLDPQPADVQDRDGAVPVLRLSRRTFPFIAKAFADAGYAGNRPATATIITVEIVRKPPHQVGFAVHPRRWVVERFFAWISRNRRLWKDPEATIASARAFLYAAAVMILVRRLARSA; from the coding sequence ATGTGGACCCCGACCACCCGGCGGCAGCATAGCCGCGTGGGCCTTCGCTATGAAACCGACCTTACCGACGCCGAGTGGGCGGTGATCGAGCCACTGATGCCGAGGCCAGCGCCCTGTGGCCGGCCTCCGCTCTGGACGACACGGGAGGTCCTGAACGCCATCTTCTACGTTCTGAGGGGTGGGATCTCCTGGCGGTTGATACCCAAGGATCTACCGCCGCGCTCGACCACGTTCGGCTACTTCAGCCGCTGGCGCGACACAGGGCTGTTTGGCCGGATCAACCACCACCTGGTCATGGCCGATCGCGAGCGAGTCGGACGGGAAGCCTCACCGTCTGCCGCGGTCCTCGACAGCCAAAGCATCAAGACGACGGAGAGCGGCGGCCCGCGCGGCTACGATGCCGGCAAGAGGGTCAAGGGGCGCAAGCGCCAAGCGCTGGTCGACATGGACGGGCGCGCGCTCGTCCTCGATCCTCAGCCTGCCGACGTACAGGACCGCGACGGAGCCGTGCCGGTGCTGCGCCTGTCGCGTCGGACCTTCCCGTTCATCGCCAAAGCCTTCGCCGATGCAGGCTATGCCGGCAACAGACCGGCGACCGCCACGATCATCACGGTCGAGATCGTGCGCAAGCCGCCCCATCAAGTCGGCTTTGCCGTGCATCCACGCCGCTGGGTGGTCGAACGCTTCTTCGCCTGGATCAGCCGCAATCGCCGCCTCTGGAAGGACCCAGAGGCGACTATCGCCTCGGCCAGAGCATTCCTCTACGCGGCAGCCGTCATGATCCTCGTCAGGCGACTGGCCCGCTCAGCCTGA
- a CDS encoding flavin reductase family protein, translated as MTDPHVTIEPSILYLGTPVVLISTQNEDGTANLAPMSSAWWLGWRCMLGLQTASQTPQNMIRTGQCVLNLPSPKQAGAVNRLARLTGTEKLPELKQRLGYAYEPSKFDVAGLTPIASQTVSAPRALECPIQLEAVVAAQHGIMDDDPQVAGLLSAFEVRITRVHVHPSLLMNGHENRIDPAKWQPLIMNFQKLYGVSSIEVVPSRLAEIEEKAYRMPDVDRARDGVLRSAEWRNTSRDRYDPNKDLRLG; from the coding sequence TTGACCGATCCCCACGTCACAATCGAGCCGTCGATCCTCTACCTCGGAACCCCGGTCGTCCTCATCAGTACGCAGAACGAGGACGGCACCGCGAACCTCGCCCCGATGTCGTCCGCGTGGTGGCTCGGCTGGCGGTGCATGCTCGGTCTCCAAACGGCGTCGCAGACGCCGCAGAACATGATCCGCACGGGGCAGTGCGTCCTCAATCTCCCGTCACCGAAACAGGCTGGCGCGGTGAACAGGCTGGCGCGCCTGACGGGCACCGAGAAGCTACCTGAACTGAAGCAGCGGCTGGGCTATGCCTATGAGCCTTCCAAGTTCGACGTGGCTGGCCTGACACCCATCGCATCGCAGACCGTCTCCGCGCCGCGCGCGTTGGAGTGCCCGATCCAACTGGAAGCCGTCGTCGCGGCCCAACACGGGATCATGGATGACGATCCCCAGGTCGCTGGCCTGCTCTCGGCCTTCGAAGTGCGGATCACCCGTGTCCACGTGCATCCGAGCCTGCTCATGAATGGGCACGAGAACCGCATCGATCCTGCCAAGTGGCAGCCGTTGATCATGAACTTCCAGAAGCTTTACGGGGTGTCCAGCATCGAGGTCGTGCCCTCACGCCTCGCGGAGATCGAGGAGAAGGCCTATCGGATGCCCGACGTGGATCGTGCTCGCGACGGGGTCCTTCGATCTGCCGAGTGGCGTAACACCAGCCGGGATCGGTACGACCCGAACAAAGATCTCAGGCTGGGTTAG
- a CDS encoding tautomerase family protein — MPTYAFTTMRHLSAEQRGKLVESVTTIHQVEATAPRYFVQVVFYTMEPGSMYIGGETAPDDHVWVRADIRSGRTREQKAAILQPIMLETGEILGTSPENVWVYVSDIPAEGVAEFGHVLPQPGGEEEWLASLPGLLREKLMAAS; from the coding sequence ATGCCAACCTACGCTTTTACGACGATGAGGCACTTGTCGGCCGAACAGCGTGGCAAGCTCGTCGAGAGCGTCACGACGATCCATCAGGTGGAGGCGACCGCACCCCGCTACTTCGTGCAGGTTGTGTTCTACACCATGGAGCCCGGCTCGATGTACATCGGCGGCGAAACAGCGCCGGACGACCATGTATGGGTACGTGCTGATATCCGAAGTGGGCGCACGCGCGAACAGAAGGCCGCGATCCTGCAACCGATCATGCTGGAGACCGGCGAGATCCTGGGCACCTCGCCCGAGAACGTGTGGGTGTACGTATCTGACATCCCAGCCGAGGGTGTGGCGGAGTTCGGCCATGTCCTGCCTCAGCCGGGAGGGGAGGAAGAGTGGCTCGCCTCACTACCGGGCCTACTGCGCGAGAAGCTGATGGCGGCCTCCTGA
- a CDS encoding DUF6641 family protein, whose amino-acid sequence MSVLKTLKLSTAAPAASANDPLSRAREKLLGQLAEQKSMVNATLEGRLYDPPKVAALRKDASGQRVRVEVNRRVRKGWFQDEAGTVHFIMRVGGKPLELQPGKAAISIGSLDKLPATLDALITALRAGELDPQIKEAAAARGLMMSERRKKAA is encoded by the coding sequence ATGTCCGTGCTTAAGACCCTCAAGCTGAGCACCGCCGCTCCGGCCGCTTCGGCCAACGATCCCTTGAGTCGCGCTCGCGAGAAGCTGCTCGGCCAGCTCGCTGAGCAGAAGAGCATGGTGAACGCGACCCTCGAGGGTCGGCTTTACGATCCGCCCAAGGTGGCGGCCCTGCGCAAGGACGCGTCGGGTCAGCGTGTGCGGGTCGAGGTGAACCGCCGCGTGCGCAAGGGCTGGTTCCAGGACGAGGCCGGCACCGTGCATTTCATCATGCGGGTTGGTGGCAAGCCGCTGGAGCTGCAGCCGGGCAAGGCCGCCATCAGCATCGGCAGCCTGGACAAGCTGCCCGCCACGCTCGACGCGCTGATCACCGCACTTCGTGCAGGAGAGTTGGATCCGCAGATCAAGGAGGCTGCGGCTGCGCGCGGTTTGATGATGTCCGAGCGGCGGAAGAAGGCCGCGTGA
- a CDS encoding IS630 family transposase (programmed frameshift), translated as MPSPLSVDLRERVVAAVAAGASCHRAAARFGVSVSSASRWSQRSHQEGHVAPKPMGGDHTSKRIEAHAGLILMTSEQEPRLFLRELRDRLAEQGVQTSTSGLSRFFARHGISWKKGPTYAAEQERADVRAAREAWFEAQPELDPDRLVFLDETAAATNMARRYGWAPRGERCRLAAPQGHYKTTTVTAALRTSGLCATALLDGPTNGRRFCSYVTETLIPVLHPGDIVVMDNLPAHKVAGVREAIEAAGARLLYLPSYSPDFNPIEQAFAKLKALLRSAAARTIPDLWPAIRQAFTRFTPQECRNYLAAAGYEDDLAVAT; from the exons ATGCCTTCACCTCTGTCCGTCGACTTACGCGAGCGTGTCGTGGCTGCCGTGGCGGCAGGTGCCTCGTGCCACCGAGCCGCGGCTCGCTTTGGGGTCAGTGTCTCGAGCGCCAGCCGCTGGTCGCAGCGCTCACACCAAGAGGGCCATGTCGCGCCCAAGCCGATGGGCGGTGATCACACCTCGAAGCGCATCGAGGCGCATGCTGGGCTGATCCTGATGACTTCCGAGCAGGAGCCTCGCCTCTTCTTACGCGAGCTGCGCGACCGGTTGGCTGAGCAGGGCGTCCAGACCAGCACGAGCGGCCTGTCGCGCTTCTTTGCCCGCCACGGGATCAGCTGGAAAAAGGGGC CGACGTACGCAGCTGAGCAGGAGCGTGCCGACGTAAGAGCGGCCCGCGAGGCGTGGTTCGAGGCACAGCCCGAGCTCGACCCGGACCGGCTGGTGTTCCTGGACGAGACGGCGGCGGCCACCAACATGGCGCGGCGCTATGGTTGGGCACCACGCGGCGAGCGCTGCCGGCTCGCAGCCCCGCAGGGTCACTACAAAACCACTACCGTCACCGCTGCCCTGCGCACCAGCGGGCTGTGCGCGACCGCGCTGCTGGACGGTCCTACGAACGGCAGGCGCTTCTGCAGCTACGTCACCGAGACCCTGATCCCGGTGCTGCACCCGGGCGACATCGTCGTCATGGACAACCTGCCAGCCCACAAGGTCGCTGGCGTGCGTGAGGCGATCGAGGCCGCAGGAGCGCGGCTGCTCTACCTCCCGTCATACAGCCCTGATTTCAACCCGATTGAGCAGGCCTTCGCAAAGCTGAAGGCGCTGTTGCGCAGCGCGGCCGCTCGCACGATCCCGGATCTCTGGCCGGCGATCCGCCAGGCCTTCACGCGCTTCACTCCGCAGGAGTGCCGCAACTACCTCGCCGCAGCTGGCTACGAGGACGACTTGGCTGTCGCTACCTGA
- a CDS encoding efflux RND transporter permease subunit, with the protein MKSWFALLVRRRFLVLMIALAAAAGGIANLEGLSIDAVPDISPKQVMILTLSPGLGPLEVERLVTFPVENAMAGAPGLSNVRSTSRAGVSAVYVTFDESVSVTAARAEVFQRLPQAKSLMPAGVGDPQMGPMATGLGEIYQFELRGPAYTPMQLKRILQWTIAPKLKLTSGIADVNIYGGQMPTEEVRVSADALRRYGVTLAQVYMALAENNAARGGAYIEHNDQQETIRGLGLAKGPEDIANIVVAVGPGGVPVTLGTLGTVQEAPKVRLGAVTHDAEGETVVGIAMMRYGENASAVVAEVKKTIAALRQQLPPGVEIVPFYDRSTLVDRTIRTVEHNLLEGAVLVIVVLLLLLGNLRAGMIVAAAIPLSMLMAFAGMRLLGLSGNLMSLGAIDFGLIVDGAVVMIENVLRARGEHPDRPAHDLIRDAAAEVARPVIFAVAIIMIVYVPILALEGVAGKMFAPMALTVILALGASLIVTLSLMPALAALFLAGRGVNERETRLVHAVRGVYTPVLRWAERHAFVTVLTTVALFVGSCMVATRLGGEFLPKLSEGSIVITSEKLPGIALNASLATVTRIERVLKSFPEVKRIVSLTGSAEIPTDPMGVESTDSFITLTDPSTWRTADSQEGLVAAFDKRLREEVPGVAYSFSQPIQMRMDDLLEGVRGDVAINVYGDDLKVLKDTADSIVRVVSGIQGAADVKAEAQAGMPALSIRVDRAKAARYGINVSDVLDVVESIGGRTAGMVYGNDNSITDIVVRLDPADRSDIERIRALPVGRPGKETGAAMTVPLAMVASVDVTSGPAQISRERLQRRISIQANVRGQDVQSFVDAAQKAVSDQVKLPPRYALQWSGQYQNLQEATARLSVVVPAALAGILVLLVVMFGDIRLAGLIFLNVPMAATGGILALSLRDMPFSISAAIGFIATFGIAVLNGVVLTSTIRDLEASGFDPREAATRAAERRLRPVMMTALVAALGFLPMALSTSAGAEVQRPLATVVIGGLITATLLTLVVLPAVYPVVATLRSPFSSVRTGRLRDRGHSKVRQRVQKGAGR; encoded by the coding sequence ATGAAGAGCTGGTTTGCCCTCTTGGTCCGCCGCCGCTTCCTCGTGCTGATGATCGCGCTCGCCGCGGCGGCGGGCGGGATCGCCAACCTCGAAGGACTCTCGATCGACGCGGTGCCGGACATCTCGCCGAAGCAGGTGATGATCCTCACCCTCTCCCCGGGGCTCGGTCCCCTGGAGGTCGAGCGGCTCGTCACTTTTCCGGTCGAGAACGCGATGGCCGGCGCGCCGGGGCTCTCCAACGTCCGCTCGACGTCCCGGGCCGGCGTCTCGGCGGTCTACGTCACCTTCGACGAATCTGTGTCGGTTACGGCGGCGCGGGCGGAGGTGTTCCAGCGCCTGCCCCAGGCCAAGAGCCTGATGCCCGCCGGAGTCGGCGATCCGCAGATGGGTCCGATGGCGACCGGCCTCGGCGAGATCTACCAGTTCGAGCTGCGCGGGCCCGCCTACACGCCGATGCAGCTCAAGCGCATCCTGCAATGGACCATCGCGCCGAAGCTGAAGCTCACCTCCGGCATCGCCGACGTGAACATCTACGGCGGCCAGATGCCGACCGAGGAGGTCCGCGTCTCGGCGGACGCGCTGCGCCGCTACGGCGTGACGCTGGCCCAGGTCTACATGGCGCTCGCCGAGAACAACGCTGCCCGGGGCGGCGCCTACATCGAGCACAACGACCAACAGGAGACGATCCGCGGCCTCGGCCTCGCCAAGGGCCCGGAGGACATCGCCAACATCGTCGTCGCGGTGGGCCCCGGTGGTGTGCCGGTGACGCTCGGCACGCTGGGCACGGTGCAGGAGGCACCCAAGGTCCGGCTCGGCGCCGTCACCCACGACGCGGAAGGCGAGACCGTCGTCGGCATCGCGATGATGCGCTACGGCGAGAATGCCAGCGCCGTGGTCGCGGAGGTGAAGAAGACGATCGCCGCCCTGCGCCAGCAACTGCCGCCGGGGGTCGAGATCGTCCCGTTCTACGACCGCAGCACGCTGGTGGACCGCACCATCCGCACGGTGGAGCACAACCTCCTCGAGGGGGCGGTGCTGGTGATCGTGGTGCTGCTCCTGCTGCTCGGTAACCTGCGCGCAGGGATGATCGTCGCCGCCGCGATCCCGCTCTCGATGCTGATGGCGTTTGCCGGGATGCGGCTGCTCGGCCTGTCGGGCAACCTGATGAGCCTCGGGGCGATCGATTTCGGGCTGATCGTCGACGGCGCGGTGGTAATGATCGAGAACGTGCTCCGCGCCAGGGGCGAGCACCCGGACCGCCCGGCCCACGACCTGATCCGCGACGCCGCCGCCGAGGTGGCCCGCCCGGTGATCTTCGCGGTGGCGATCATCATGATCGTGTACGTCCCGATCCTCGCGCTGGAAGGCGTGGCCGGCAAGATGTTCGCCCCGATGGCGCTCACGGTGATCCTGGCGCTCGGCGCGTCGCTCATCGTCACCCTGAGCCTCATGCCGGCGCTCGCGGCGCTCTTTCTCGCGGGGCGCGGTGTCAATGAGCGCGAGACGCGCCTCGTCCACGCGGTGCGGGGTGTCTACACGCCGGTGCTGCGCTGGGCCGAGCGGCACGCGTTCGTCACCGTGCTCACGACGGTCGCCCTGTTCGTCGGCTCCTGCATGGTGGCCACGCGGCTCGGGGGCGAGTTCCTGCCGAAGCTGTCGGAAGGCTCGATCGTCATCACCTCCGAGAAGCTGCCCGGCATCGCGCTGAACGCCTCGCTCGCCACCGTCACCCGCATCGAGCGGGTGCTGAAATCCTTCCCCGAGGTGAAGCGGATCGTCTCCCTCACCGGCAGCGCCGAGATCCCGACCGACCCGATGGGCGTCGAATCGACCGACAGCTTCATCACCCTGACCGACCCCTCGACCTGGAGGACCGCCGACAGCCAGGAAGGGCTCGTCGCGGCCTTCGACAAGCGTCTCCGGGAGGAGGTGCCGGGCGTAGCCTACAGCTTCTCGCAGCCGATCCAGATGCGGATGGACGACCTTTTGGAGGGCGTGCGCGGCGACGTCGCTATCAACGTCTACGGCGACGACCTGAAGGTCCTGAAGGACACGGCCGATTCCATCGTGCGGGTGGTCTCAGGCATTCAGGGTGCGGCGGACGTGAAAGCCGAGGCGCAGGCCGGGATGCCGGCGCTCTCGATCCGGGTCGACCGGGCCAAGGCCGCCCGCTACGGGATCAACGTCTCGGACGTGCTCGACGTGGTCGAGAGCATAGGCGGGCGCACCGCCGGCATGGTCTACGGCAACGACAATTCCATCACCGACATCGTGGTCCGGCTCGACCCGGCCGACCGCAGCGACATCGAGCGCATCCGCGCCCTGCCGGTGGGGCGGCCGGGGAAGGAGACCGGTGCCGCCATGACGGTACCGCTCGCGATGGTGGCCTCGGTGGATGTAACCTCCGGCCCGGCCCAGATCAGCCGGGAGCGGCTGCAGCGGCGGATCTCGATCCAGGCCAACGTCCGCGGCCAGGACGTGCAGAGCTTCGTGGACGCCGCGCAGAAGGCCGTGTCCGATCAGGTGAAGCTGCCGCCCCGCTACGCGCTGCAATGGAGCGGCCAGTACCAGAACCTGCAGGAGGCCACCGCCCGCCTCTCCGTGGTGGTTCCGGCGGCGCTGGCGGGGATCCTCGTCCTCCTCGTCGTGATGTTCGGCGACATCCGCCTCGCCGGGCTGATTTTCCTCAACGTGCCGATGGCCGCCACGGGAGGCATCCTGGCCCTCTCCTTGCGCGACATGCCGTTCTCGATCTCGGCGGCGATCGGCTTCATCGCGACCTTCGGCATCGCGGTCCTTAATGGCGTGGTGCTGACGAGCACCATCCGCGACCTCGAAGCCTCCGGTTTCGACCCGCGGGAGGCGGCCACCCGGGCGGCCGAGAGGCGCCTGCGCCCGGTGATGATGACGGCCCTCGTCGCAGCGCTCGGCTTCCTGCCGATGGCCCTCTCGACCAGCGCGGGCGCGGAAGTGCAGCGCCCCCTCGCCACGGTGGTGATCGGCGGCCTTATCACCGCGACGCTGCTGACCCTCGTCGTTCTCCCCGCCGTCTATCCGGTGGTGGCGACGTTGCGCTCGCCCTTCAGCAGTGTGCGAACCGGCAGATTGCGGGATAGAGGGCATTCAAAGGTCCGCCAGCGGGTGCAGAAGGGGGCCGGTCGATGA